gaggaagtttCCCTGGCTGGGacagcagggccagaacctactccaccaggagcggtcagcaggagaagaggcagaacagagaagagagctaggaaattcggcttatattggccttgtgacctcatgggtcatggggcacacagtgaccaatagtcatctgctactggagcatTAACGgtagcagcagagccggcagcaagtgcttccatgatggcatcaataatgtgacatgtccgtgtagtaaaatttctgttcattacactgtgtcacatatgaatgtcactatgtacctttaatctgcactgcaaactgaggagtgattataacataaattgctaatgattacaataagtttaagacagatattacgaatcatcaaacgaatcaaacaatatactctatgtgtaacaatcagtatgtagtgtatgtataacttgtgtgaagaaatgataatctttttttttttttaaaggcagtctgacaagaatgaaatataatggtgtaaaatcagagacaaatatcttttaaaaaatagtaaatggtttggacagatataatggtgtcaagagtaagaaaaactgtgtaaaagaaaaagagactcatcatggtacggtaggggctctccagagggaaagtcccagctccaaggccaaagtaaccccggtgcttggagactttccagggggaaggtcgtaacaggtgtggcccttaaggatagataaagcggagcaacaccactgttagtcagagttcttctggtgcagctccggctcgctactgaatgctctcaggttttgttgtcgacaataaaactctgctgcttttaagttgacttctactgcttttttatttgactgaatttttgaaatttttggaccacgagtggaacttagtttttcaccacaacacccagacaagcgggacttcttcttcttcgtgcttggcggttgacatgacaacgaatTTGTTGtttagtgtatatgaaaaaagaagctaacaggcaagctaattcagaggaacaaactttactctttcttattcaggtaccagtcacagtcactctcttcttcatggggtacatcgagtgacactgccacccactggcataatatatattgcaggcacacgtatatactacAAAATGTTTACGGCATTatgtcaccaactcaaatttcttctgatttgaatttgtagtaatgagtaacgaagatggttgggagaaatgtattggagtaaaagtacacattttacttaggaaatatagtggagtaaaagtgaaagttgtcagaaataaaaataacaaagtaaaggacagatatgtgaaatttctacttaagtagaaatgtaaagaagtatttgtacttcgttacattacaacactgggtaaggtcagctcaggtgctgttggatgggcgctgctgactacttccaacactgtggttttctcaaccccagagcgtggcggattctcttccagagtgaagtcttctttggtttctcagggagaacactggagagagacttctcctcagtgacatcatccttactctctccattgagctcccgactggaaacatcagcttcatgacagtggcagaccacattgtaagaagctttgagcttcatcagctcttcttggagaaccttcttctcctggagctcagtgttgaacttctcctggttggtagtcggattttgacagacctcatgataagaagctctgagcttcatcagctcttcttggagaacgttcttttcctgcttctcctcctggagctcagtgtcgaacttctcctggttggtagtctgattcagacagacctcatgataagaagctctgagcttcatcagctcttcttgaagagcattattctcatcctgaagcagatcgctggtttgagtctccttgtccatggagtcaatcttttggctgtgagcttgcctttcctccatctctgtcaccacaagctcaagcctgctcaaatcccttttcaaaagggccaccttctccttcagagccacattgtcctcttccagagccttcaccttgttgctctgtacagccagttcagccagtttgccattgtgggctttagagtgagctgtcattttctccttctccctcatcagaagctcatcgttctgtttgagcttctcttccagagccttcaccttgttgctctgtatagctagttcagccaggacaccaatgtgggctttagagcgagctgtcattttctcctgctcccttatcagaagctcatcattcagtttgagcttctctttcaaagccttaatctcagactgcattgttccacatgtctgaaaaatggaaacatggaattcattattaacttgaacctgaacatacatttctaaaaaaaaaaaattcttaccaggatgtccattttggtaaagggggatttgtagttatgagagcagtgtcttcttgatgaatttttactgaacaaatcagcggttgtctccgtaggcaggattgttgtcttcactaatgaggactgtggtcttctcagttgacggtctgttattttcacaagctaataacttgaagcaagggaacttgttatttatgtttggtagttcagaggaccaaagaaatatcctttaatgtctagagtttttggttctttgattggatttgataaggatttgcaggccagcaatccctttgatggttgcccccacatcaatcatcaaagaagatttttaagaagcaaccatttccatggcaatttttataactccacaacatggcggcccctgggggtttatcaggttgacttctatatgatgcacatcactgcggagcatacacaaatcctgagctaggcggctactatacacatgttgcactgatagctacagtgatccctgtctgagactgaggttagtctcttgaccaaatgaagaaaatcaatcaaagaTTTCAGagccattagataatgtgtgatatgcttgagggaattaatgaa
The genomic region above belongs to Paralichthys olivaceus isolate ysfri-2021 chromosome 24, ASM2471397v2, whole genome shotgun sequence and contains:
- the LOC138407077 gene encoding golgin subfamily A member 6-like protein 22 isoform X3, encoding MDILTCGTMQSEIKALKEKLKLNDELLIREQEKMTARSKAHIGVLAELAVQSNKVKALEEKLKQNDELLMREKEKMTAHSKAHNGKLAELAVQSNKVKALEEKLKQNDELLMREKEKMTAHSKAHNGKLAELAVQSNKVKALEEKLKQNDELLMREKEKMTAHSKAHNGKLAELAVQSNKVKALEEDNVALKEKVALLKRDLSRLELVVTEMEERQAHSQKIDSMDKETQTSDLLQDENNALQEELMKLRASYHEVCQNPTTNQEKFNTELQEKKVLQEELMKLKASYNVVCHCHEADVSSRELNGESKDDVTEEKSLSSVLPEKPKKTSLWKRIRHALGLRKPQCWK